A region of Polyangiaceae bacterium DNA encodes the following proteins:
- the murE gene encoding UDP-N-acetylmuramyl-tripeptide synthetase, whose translation MTEVRLDLHSAFSTAAVTGTNGKTTTTSMIEAIVATSGEPHARVTTLGAWVSGEPVVEGPTLEAFARAIELGAAAGIRTLALETTSRALAEGFAHRWPARVAVFTNLSRDHLDYHGDPEHYLAAKAQLFMLLPPDGCAVLNACDPASALLDEVTPKGVRRLAYAGQRSRIVPECSALPLALAAARVEVTRAGTRAVLEPGELAGALGGELSLAVVGEHNVDNALAAALAAHALGYEAPVIARGLASFAGVRGRFERVFGDPAVVVDYAHTPDALDRTLELARRLAGAGRVVCVFGCGGGSDPGKRAEMGRVAAHWCDDVIVTSDNPRDEDPAEIARAIVAGAAGEGGAARGRRQVDREVCLTTELDRGLAIRRAIEIAELGRGDIVVIAGKGHETTQWIGQSTFPFDDAEVARVACRDRFERQDG comes from the coding sequence ATGACCGAGGTCCGGCTCGATCTGCACTCTGCGTTCTCGACCGCGGCGGTTACCGGCACCAACGGCAAGACCACCACGACCAGCATGATCGAGGCCATCGTGGCCACGAGCGGGGAGCCGCACGCCCGAGTGACGACGCTCGGCGCCTGGGTCTCGGGCGAGCCGGTGGTGGAGGGGCCGACGCTGGAGGCCTTCGCGCGCGCGATCGAGCTCGGCGCCGCGGCAGGCATCCGCACGCTGGCGCTCGAGACCACGTCGCGGGCGCTGGCGGAGGGCTTCGCGCACCGCTGGCCCGCGAGGGTCGCGGTGTTCACCAACTTGTCGCGGGATCACCTCGACTACCACGGCGATCCGGAGCACTACCTCGCCGCCAAGGCGCAGCTCTTCATGCTCCTGCCCCCGGACGGCTGCGCCGTGCTCAACGCCTGCGATCCGGCGAGCGCGCTGCTCGACGAGGTCACGCCGAAAGGCGTCCGGCGGCTCGCCTACGCCGGGCAGCGCTCGCGAATCGTCCCGGAGTGTTCAGCGCTTCCGCTCGCGCTCGCGGCGGCGCGGGTCGAGGTGACACGTGCCGGCACCCGCGCCGTGCTCGAGCCCGGTGAGCTGGCGGGCGCGCTGGGCGGGGAGCTGTCGCTCGCGGTGGTCGGCGAGCACAACGTCGACAACGCGCTGGCGGCGGCGCTGGCGGCCCACGCCCTCGGCTACGAGGCGCCAGTCATCGCCCGGGGCTTGGCGAGCTTCGCCGGCGTGCGCGGGCGCTTCGAACGGGTGTTCGGCGATCCGGCAGTGGTGGTCGACTACGCACACACCCCCGACGCCCTTGACCGCACGCTCGAGCTGGCGCGGCGGCTGGCCGGAGCAGGGCGTGTGGTCTGCGTGTTCGGCTGCGGCGGGGGCAGCGACCCGGGAAAACGCGCGGAGATGGGCCGGGTGGCAGCGCACTGGTGCGACGACGTCATCGTCACCAGCGACAATCCCCGGGACGAGGACCCGGCGGAGATCGCCCGAGCCATCGTCGCCGGGGCGGCCGGGGAAGGAGGCGCGGCCCGAGGCCGTAGACAGGTAGATAGAGAGGTTTGCTTGACGACCGAGCTCGACCGAGGCCTGGCGATCCGCCGGGCGATCGAGATTGCCGAGCTGGGTCGGGGTGATATCGTCGTGATCGCGGGAAAGGGTCACGAGACGACGCAGTGGATCGGGCAGAGCACTTTCCCGTTCGATGACGCGGAAGTCGCGCGTGTCGCGTGTCGTGACCGCTTCGAAAGGCAGGATGGGTGA
- a CDS encoding DUF814 domain-containing protein, with product MASKGRPYRSVEIDGYQVLIGRGEEENDELTFRIAEPHDLWLHVGGGTPGSHVVIKNPARREVPREVIEKAAAVAAWYSKARNASRVEVHVCRASDVSKPRGAPAGLVQIQREKRLKVCPEKL from the coding sequence ATGGCGAGCAAGGGCCGTCCCTACCGCAGCGTCGAGATCGACGGCTATCAGGTGCTGATCGGGCGCGGCGAGGAAGAGAACGACGAGCTCACCTTCCGCATCGCCGAGCCGCACGATCTGTGGCTGCACGTCGGCGGTGGAACGCCCGGCAGCCACGTCGTGATCAAGAACCCGGCGCGCCGCGAGGTGCCCCGCGAGGTGATCGAGAAGGCTGCGGCCGTGGCGGCTTGGTACTCCAAGGCCCGGAACGCCAGCCGAGTGGAGGTTCACGTGTGCCGCGCGTCCGACGTGTCCAAGCCGCGAGGTGCTCCCGCTGGTTTGGTGCAGATCCAGCGCGAGAAGCGCCTGAAGGTGTGTCCCGAGAAGCTCTAG
- a CDS encoding DUF2786 domain-containing protein, translated as MSAELERLALRAVRDAWEDLNATFFRRQLRRPVLSFLDGLGQLGRWSSPERTLWLSRDLLARHGWGVVVEVLKHEMAHQFVDEVLGSSLEAAHGPAFRQVCAERGIDASAAGVPSAAPSRAADHRMLERVAKLLALAESPNEHEAQAAMAAAQRLMLKHNIENVTRRNGVVYSYRHLGKPSGRVAEHERILAAIIGDHFFVEVIWVPVWRALEGKRGSVLEICGTLENLELAEYVHGFLLQTSERMWRDYRRARRLGANAERRTFIAGVMAGFRDKLARESKKHRAEGLVWVGDGDLERFFRHRHPRIRWTRYSCGQRSDAYSHGREAGGQIVLHRGVKSGPGSSTKLLPSARRS; from the coding sequence ATGTCCGCCGAGCTCGAGCGCCTGGCGCTCCGGGCCGTGCGTGACGCTTGGGAGGACCTGAACGCGACGTTCTTCCGGCGCCAGCTGCGCCGCCCGGTGCTGTCGTTCTTGGACGGCCTCGGCCAGCTCGGGCGCTGGTCCTCGCCGGAGCGCACGCTGTGGCTCTCGCGAGACCTGCTCGCGCGCCACGGCTGGGGGGTGGTCGTCGAGGTGCTCAAGCACGAGATGGCGCACCAGTTCGTGGACGAGGTCCTGGGCTCGAGCCTCGAAGCGGCGCACGGCCCGGCTTTCCGCCAGGTCTGCGCCGAGCGCGGGATCGACGCGAGCGCGGCGGGCGTGCCAAGCGCCGCGCCTTCCCGAGCCGCCGACCACCGTATGCTCGAGCGCGTCGCGAAGCTCCTGGCCCTGGCGGAGAGCCCGAACGAGCACGAGGCGCAGGCCGCCATGGCGGCTGCGCAGCGCTTGATGCTCAAGCACAACATCGAGAACGTCACGCGGCGGAACGGGGTGGTCTACTCGTACCGCCACCTCGGCAAGCCCAGCGGGCGCGTGGCAGAGCACGAGCGCATCCTGGCGGCGATCATCGGCGACCACTTCTTCGTCGAGGTCATCTGGGTGCCGGTGTGGCGGGCGCTGGAGGGCAAGCGCGGCAGCGTGCTCGAGATCTGCGGCACGCTGGAGAACCTGGAGCTCGCGGAGTACGTGCACGGCTTCCTGCTCCAGACCTCGGAGCGCATGTGGCGAGACTACCGGCGGGCGCGCCGCCTGGGCGCGAACGCAGAGCGCCGCACCTTCATCGCCGGGGTGATGGCCGGGTTCCGCGACAAGCTCGCCCGCGAGAGCAAGAAGCACCGAGCAGAGGGCCTCGTCTGGGTCGGCGACGGGGATCTGGAGCGCTTCTTCCGGCACCGTCACCCGCGAATCCGTTGGACCCGCTACTCGTGTGGGCAGCGCTCCGACGCCTACTCACACGGCCGCGAGGCCGGCGGGCAGATCGTGTTGCACCGCGGGGTCAAGAGCGGTCCAGGTAGCAGCACGAAATTGCTGCCTTCCGCCCGGCGGAGCTAG
- a CDS encoding metalloregulator ArsR/SmtB family transcription factor, with translation MPSVDSTVELLHLFGDVTRVRLLALLSDEELSVAELTQITELPQSRVSTHLGRLREAGLLRDRRVGASTKYVLNDASMPGEARRVWELVRSDLDDTLLETDRARRERLRASGASSWPDSIAGEMERHYSPGRTWEATARSLLGFVRLGDVLDVGSGDGAIAEVLAPRAKSVTCVDRSERVVEAARARLRRHQNVRVVAGDMHALGLTDQSFDQVLLFNTLTYAEHPARVLAEAARVLRSGGTLALVTLAAHSHRDVTAAYGHVQAGFDVVELRRWLRQAGLFVSECGVTSRERTRPYFEVITAFAEKRPVQ, from the coding sequence ATGCCATCCGTCGACTCGACCGTCGAGCTCCTGCACCTGTTCGGGGACGTTACCCGGGTGCGGCTGCTCGCGCTCTTGAGCGACGAGGAGCTGAGCGTGGCGGAGCTGACCCAGATCACCGAGCTGCCGCAGTCCCGGGTCTCCACCCACCTCGGGCGCCTGCGCGAGGCCGGCTTGCTCCGCGATCGCAGGGTCGGCGCGTCCACGAAGTACGTGCTGAACGACGCCTCCATGCCGGGCGAGGCCCGCCGGGTATGGGAGCTCGTGCGCTCGGATCTCGACGACACGCTGCTCGAGACGGACCGCGCGCGTCGCGAGCGCCTGCGCGCGTCGGGCGCGTCGTCCTGGCCGGACTCCATCGCCGGCGAGATGGAGCGACACTACTCACCCGGACGAACCTGGGAAGCGACCGCGCGCAGCTTGCTCGGCTTCGTGCGCCTTGGCGACGTGCTCGACGTCGGGTCGGGAGATGGCGCCATCGCGGAGGTCCTGGCTCCCCGGGCCAAGAGCGTGACCTGCGTCGATCGTAGCGAGCGGGTGGTGGAGGCCGCGCGCGCGCGACTGCGCCGTCACCAGAACGTGCGCGTCGTCGCCGGCGACATGCACGCGCTCGGCCTGACTGACCAGAGCTTCGACCAAGTGCTGCTGTTCAACACGCTCACCTACGCCGAGCACCCGGCGCGGGTGCTGGCGGAGGCGGCGCGCGTGCTCCGCTCCGGCGGCACCCTCGCGCTGGTCACCCTGGCCGCCCACTCCCATCGCGACGTCACCGCCGCCTACGGCCACGTCCAGGCCGGGTTCGACGTGGTCGAGCTCCGGCGCTGGCTCCGCCAGGCAGGGCTCTTCGTCAGTGAGTGCGGCGTCACCTCCCGGGAGCGCACGCGACCGTATTTCGAAGTCATCACCGCGTTTGCGGAGAAGAGACCCGTTCAATGA
- a CDS encoding S1 RNA-binding domain-containing protein — MSKEDFASLMEASVKAGRGTGRRLKTGEVVEGTVVQISGDSVFVDVGATKEARVPRSELEDREGNVRVKVGDKLRATVIDLSADTPLLATALGRTGIDLGQLQTALETGTPVAGKVTKAVKGGLEVDVGGVRAFCPASQVELGYTADLAPYEGQTFEFKVLELKDGGRSVVLSRRALLEVERRQREDALRETLVVGMDMEGTVSSTSRHGAIVDIGGIDGFVHLSELAHRRVDRAEDVVNVGDRVAVRVLAVEQGDKGLRVRLSMKARADAPEAPVIQVDEVLDAVVVKTTGGGVIVSTAKGEGMVPMSELGLPPGSDHRRAFPAGRALKVVVVQRDAARGRLRFSAVGVARVEERKNYRDFAGGGGASLGSLGDVLRKKLGLPEAPPEPPAESGSAAPAVAAAAPTAAPVASPPSERRPDPDGVVRRKR, encoded by the coding sequence ATGAGCAAAGAGGACTTCGCTTCCTTGATGGAGGCTTCGGTCAAGGCCGGGCGCGGCACCGGCCGCCGGCTGAAGACCGGGGAGGTCGTGGAAGGCACCGTCGTCCAGATCAGCGGCGACAGTGTCTTCGTGGACGTCGGCGCCACCAAGGAAGCGCGAGTCCCACGCAGCGAACTCGAGGACCGAGAGGGCAACGTGCGCGTGAAGGTCGGCGACAAGCTGCGCGCCACCGTGATCGATCTGAGCGCCGACACACCGCTCTTGGCCACTGCCCTCGGGCGCACGGGCATCGACCTCGGCCAGCTCCAGACCGCCCTCGAAACCGGGACGCCCGTCGCCGGCAAGGTCACGAAGGCGGTCAAGGGCGGGCTCGAGGTGGACGTGGGCGGCGTGCGCGCGTTCTGCCCGGCGTCGCAGGTCGAGCTGGGCTACACGGCGGATCTCGCGCCCTACGAAGGTCAGACCTTCGAGTTCAAGGTGCTCGAGCTCAAGGACGGCGGGCGCTCCGTCGTGCTCTCCCGCAGGGCACTGCTCGAGGTCGAGCGGCGCCAGCGCGAAGACGCGCTGCGCGAGACCTTGGTGGTCGGCATGGACATGGAGGGGACGGTCAGCTCGACCTCCCGCCACGGCGCCATCGTGGACATCGGCGGCATCGACGGCTTCGTCCACCTCTCGGAGCTGGCTCACCGACGGGTGGATCGCGCCGAGGACGTGGTCAACGTCGGCGATCGCGTGGCCGTGCGCGTGCTCGCGGTGGAGCAAGGCGACAAGGGCCTGCGCGTGCGGTTGAGCATGAAGGCGCGGGCGGACGCCCCGGAGGCCCCGGTGATTCAGGTGGACGAGGTGCTCGACGCGGTGGTCGTCAAGACCACCGGCGGCGGCGTCATCGTCAGCACGGCCAAGGGCGAAGGCATGGTACCGATGAGCGAGCTGGGGCTGCCGCCGGGCTCGGATCATCGCCGCGCTTTCCCCGCCGGGCGTGCGCTCAAGGTCGTGGTCGTGCAGCGCGACGCCGCGCGGGGTCGGCTGCGCTTCTCCGCGGTCGGCGTGGCTCGCGTCGAGGAGCGCAAGAACTACCGCGACTTCGCCGGTGGAGGCGGAGCTTCCCTCGGCAGCCTGGGCGACGTGTTGCGCAAGAAGCTCGGGTTGCCGGAGGCGCCACCCGAACCTCCCGCCGAGAGCGGGAGCGCGGCGCCTGCGGTCGCCGCGGCAGCACCGACCGCGGCGCCGGTGGCAAGCCCGCCGTCGGAGCGCCGACCCGATCCCGACGGCGTGGTGCGGCGCAAGCGCTAG
- a CDS encoding serine/threonine protein kinase, translated as MGSTLREGAAPDVVKGGAAAGSTSEERSLVGELLAGRYRIDKELGQGGMGAVYLAEHVHMRKVVAVKVLHREMTYLPEVVARFEREAVAAARIEHPHVAAATDFGRLEDGAFYLVLEYVEGKSLRQLLDEGGPLRPDIAVHVAGQIADALSAAHAAGIVHRDLKPDNVMLIQRDSDAYFVKVLDFGIAKVELGDAQSQLTQMGSVFGTPEYMAPEQAAGTPVDARADLYTLGVILYEMLTGRTPFADDDMVVVLTRQMTADPPLLPPEIDPNVASLVMQLLAKDPDQRPQTAAEVLARVEACVAVAIGSSPLSAMAPVTPSPTSASVATSAQSGDVAYGETVLSLSGEDMARLSAAKAEAVAKRPSPISQLLGPLFAKAPVLKKPVNLGGQPVPLWALAGVGVALTGFLFFVVFGLLVASGVSASGSSPAASGSARTAAVPRDDTDVLIQRASAGDREAISKLQERPDSGRSAAEWKALARGHSVVGNVKPSLGAYKKALALEPALAKEPELLRDVRRAALSSATTGEALELALAHLGSRGADLAYDVWSSTRGNKDQAEVTRIAKGVLDGPAIRAKASPALLVALDLSKAKTCPNLKELLPRAKQSADARSLGKLKSLSGRSGCGFLGLGDCFACLRTGTGLAEATKAAESRPAPSFE; from the coding sequence TTGGGCAGCACCCTGCGTGAAGGCGCGGCGCCGGACGTCGTGAAGGGTGGAGCCGCCGCCGGCAGCACGTCGGAGGAGCGTTCGCTCGTCGGCGAGCTGCTCGCCGGGCGCTACCGCATCGACAAGGAGCTGGGTCAGGGCGGCATGGGCGCGGTGTACCTCGCCGAGCACGTGCACATGCGCAAGGTGGTGGCGGTCAAGGTGCTGCACCGCGAGATGACCTACCTGCCGGAGGTGGTCGCCCGCTTCGAGCGGGAGGCGGTCGCGGCGGCGCGCATCGAGCATCCCCACGTCGCTGCCGCCACCGATTTTGGCCGACTCGAGGACGGCGCGTTCTACCTGGTGCTCGAGTACGTCGAAGGCAAGAGCCTGCGCCAGCTGCTCGACGAGGGCGGCCCGCTCCGTCCCGACATCGCCGTGCACGTAGCAGGGCAGATCGCCGACGCGCTCTCGGCAGCGCACGCGGCGGGCATCGTTCACCGCGATCTGAAGCCCGACAACGTGATGTTGATCCAGCGCGACAGCGACGCCTACTTCGTGAAGGTCCTGGATTTCGGCATCGCGAAGGTGGAGCTCGGCGACGCACAGAGCCAGCTCACTCAGATGGGCAGCGTCTTCGGCACACCGGAGTACATGGCGCCGGAGCAGGCCGCGGGGACGCCGGTGGATGCGCGCGCCGATCTCTACACGCTCGGCGTCATTCTCTACGAGATGCTCACCGGCCGGACGCCGTTCGCCGACGACGACATGGTGGTGGTGCTCACCCGTCAGATGACCGCGGACCCGCCGCTCCTGCCTCCGGAGATCGACCCCAATGTCGCGTCGCTGGTGATGCAGCTCCTGGCGAAGGATCCCGACCAGCGCCCGCAGACCGCTGCGGAAGTCCTGGCGCGGGTCGAGGCGTGCGTCGCCGTGGCCATCGGCTCGTCTCCGCTCAGCGCCATGGCGCCGGTCACGCCGTCGCCGACCAGCGCGAGCGTGGCGACCTCGGCTCAGAGCGGCGACGTTGCGTACGGCGAGACGGTGCTGAGCCTGAGCGGGGAAGACATGGCGCGGCTCTCCGCGGCGAAGGCGGAAGCCGTCGCGAAGCGCCCGAGCCCGATCAGCCAGCTCTTGGGCCCGCTGTTCGCGAAGGCGCCAGTGCTGAAGAAGCCGGTGAACCTTGGCGGCCAGCCGGTCCCGCTCTGGGCGCTCGCCGGCGTCGGCGTGGCGCTCACGGGGTTCCTGTTCTTCGTGGTGTTCGGGCTCTTGGTCGCGAGCGGGGTCTCCGCGTCGGGGTCGAGCCCGGCGGCGTCGGGCAGCGCGCGCACGGCGGCGGTGCCGCGGGACGACACGGACGTGCTGATCCAGCGCGCCTCGGCGGGGGACCGCGAGGCCATCAGCAAGCTCCAGGAGCGCCCGGACTCCGGTCGTTCGGCAGCGGAGTGGAAGGCCCTGGCGCGAGGCCACTCCGTCGTCGGCAACGTCAAGCCCAGCCTTGGCGCGTACAAGAAGGCGCTGGCCTTGGAGCCCGCGCTGGCCAAAGAGCCAGAGCTGCTCCGCGACGTGCGCCGCGCAGCCCTGAGCTCGGCGACGACCGGGGAGGCGCTCGAGCTGGCGCTCGCGCACCTGGGCTCACGCGGTGCGGATCTGGCGTACGACGTCTGGAGCTCCACGCGCGGCAACAAGGACCAGGCGGAGGTGACGCGCATCGCCAAGGGCGTGCTGGACGGGCCGGCGATTCGGGCCAAAGCGTCGCCGGCGCTGCTCGTCGCGCTCGACCTCTCGAAGGCCAAGACCTGCCCCAACCTGAAGGAGCTCTTGCCGCGAGCGAAGCAGTCCGCCGACGCGCGCTCGCTCGGCAAGTTGAAGAGCCTCTCGGGGAGGAGCGGCTGCGGCTTCCTGGGCCTCGGCGATTGCTTCGCCTGCCTGCGCACCGGCACTGGCCTCGCGGAGGCGACCAAGGCCGCCGAGAGCCGACCGGCGCCGAGCTTCGAATGA
- a CDS encoding DNA polymerase IV, translated as MPARICCLDLDTFFVSVERLFDPSLEGKPVVVGGARGSRGVVTAASYEVRSFGVRSGMSMRDASRLAPPDAVFLPTRHGVYGEYQKRVRAVIERFCPEVRTASIDEFYLDFTGCDRLYQRAPDEDGDHAIERTVRQMCRSIRDEIGLPASAGIGGTRVIAKVASGRAKPAGVLLVPVGTEREFLLPLPVRKLPGIGPKAEVRLAADGILTLGDLASLPAGPTRERYARVRGSLLREIEGAGSRAPLARERPAFTEHDPVGLRVGSISNERTFFDTLRDDTKVLAQLLWLSERVCWRARKREIRARTITLKLRYSDFHTITRSRSVEPTADEALVLRTVTELFREGRTRKLPIRLLGVALSGLVGPEDPEQLRLPFERPRPVGELMDQVRTKFGYDSVHLAGAVRRSRVKRPPVAD; from the coding sequence AGCGCCTGTTCGATCCCAGCCTCGAGGGCAAGCCCGTCGTGGTCGGCGGCGCACGCGGCTCCCGCGGGGTGGTGACGGCCGCGAGCTACGAAGTGAGGAGCTTCGGCGTGCGCTCGGGCATGTCGATGCGCGACGCCAGCCGGCTCGCGCCGCCGGACGCGGTGTTCCTGCCGACGCGCCACGGCGTGTACGGCGAATACCAGAAGCGTGTGCGCGCGGTGATCGAGCGCTTCTGTCCCGAGGTGCGCACCGCCAGCATCGACGAGTTCTACCTGGACTTCACCGGTTGCGATCGGCTCTACCAGCGCGCGCCCGACGAGGACGGCGACCACGCCATCGAGCGCACCGTGCGCCAGATGTGCCGGTCCATCCGCGACGAGATCGGCCTGCCTGCCAGCGCCGGCATCGGCGGCACCCGCGTCATCGCCAAGGTCGCGAGCGGGCGCGCGAAGCCCGCCGGCGTGCTGCTGGTTCCGGTCGGCACCGAGCGCGAGTTCTTGCTGCCGCTGCCCGTGCGCAAGCTGCCCGGCATCGGACCCAAGGCCGAGGTGCGCCTGGCCGCCGACGGCATCCTCACATTGGGCGATCTGGCAAGCCTGCCCGCCGGTCCGACTCGGGAGCGCTACGCGCGCGTGCGCGGCTCGCTCCTCCGCGAGATCGAGGGCGCAGGGAGCCGCGCGCCGCTCGCCCGCGAGCGCCCGGCGTTCACCGAGCACGATCCAGTAGGCCTTCGCGTCGGCAGCATCTCCAACGAGCGCACCTTCTTCGACACGCTGCGCGACGACACGAAGGTGCTGGCGCAGCTCCTCTGGCTCTCGGAGCGGGTGTGCTGGCGCGCGCGGAAACGCGAAATCCGCGCCCGCACCATCACGCTGAAGCTGCGTTATTCGGACTTTCACACCATCACGCGCTCGCGCAGCGTCGAACCGACCGCCGACGAAGCGCTCGTGCTGCGGACCGTGACCGAGCTCTTCCGTGAGGGCAGGACGCGCAAGCTGCCGATCCGCCTGCTCGGCGTCGCCCTGTCCGGCCTGGTGGGTCCCGAAGACCCGGAGCAGCTGCGCCTGCCGTTCGAGCGGCCGCGACCGGTCGGCGAGCTGATGGACCAGGTCCGCACCAAGTTCGGCTACGACTCGGTGCACCTGGCGGGAGCGGTGCGACGCTCGCGCGTCAAGCGACCACCCGTGGCAGACTGA